The genome window cgtatggagaaggattaggctattactctgctattttcttaaataaagggagacttaaaacttgaatgtggcattttataattgtccctatgacatacaattaagcaaggagttcatcataattgctattgctgcctggaatatgcattttcatgaataatcatgcaaaagtctctgctagctacccccattttatcgaaaaaaaaaatttaaaaaaaaatggtaataatagacaatatcgcctggctggcactcaatctcttacaaatacatacattttagagaacaagaaatgttaaacagttttttacagagaaaaaaaaacaaaataaaactactgctataatcaagttaaaataaccagaaaatgtataaatctatgcaatagatgtataaatgtatgtatgtacttcatatgattgcaattactatacatacatgtataatgtatatggtatgtcggagtgaatgtgtatatgcctgtattatgtaatgtactataaaatgtcttgaaaaataaaaaaaaaatataaaaaaaataaaataaccagaattcatttaatatggattttatcgtttcataatgacacagcatcaaagatttgaaaaatatcatgtaattatacatgtacatcacgaataatcatgtaaaagtctctgctacccccattttatcaataaaaaactgtttttccacatgtagataaaaaaaaatgtcaaaatatagacaatattggtctgaccgaatactcaatccaaaactaaacatacatttctctgtttttgcaattcttttagtgatattgagcattttgctagaaaatataccttaaaaaataataagccaattacctccctttatccaattccaatgaaaactgttcatatgaacatttaaagaatataaagtttttaatttaaaacccacgtaccctttaacaagtaagtcagttgTTTGATGGTATACATGCATCTGATCATACATGTTCTTgcataagatatttaacaatacagtgctttaatcaagaaatgccttggaaatgtataatgctaattCGAAAATCATGTTGGGCAATTAGGGTAATGAGTTATATTAGGTGCCAAtttttctaattatcataacatttatgagaccttttatGAGAACTCTATTCGTGGGGCCACGGGTGACCAAGTGGTAAAgttgtcccaacatattaccacaagccgtccacctctgggtcacaagttcgaatcctatgtggagaatttgccaggtactgacagctggtcggtgatttttctccgggttctccggctttcctccaccatcaaacctggcacgtccttaaatgaccctgcatggctgttaataggacgttaaactaataaaaaaagagaactctATTCTATATCCGAATTGTACATCCTAATTGGAACacatatggtaccaggtaattaaattattttaaatccttgatactgctgaatgatatgaaaatcagttaaataaatcatcacattaaaggatctatttgtagcttttattcATACGCAGAAATGAATTACTTAATTGGTACATCTTTCATACTtcagtcttttgttttattaatcatatttaatttttatattgaggaagattacctacatatatatatatatataggtactagtatttaaaatagttaccgtttccaagtgttattcatcacagatgaaaaaaatgtcaacagcaagcaaatcatatatttaaaagtctataccttaaccgaaatggctttcaatgtatcaatttttttttaaaattgtttttttgatttagaaacattttgaaaacctttctcaagctgatgaggctgttacaagtttgacattcactactgtatagtgagtgttataactaggtctccttttacctagatactgtatgatatttaaaaaaaacccagaaaactgttgttattttggaaataaaatgtcaaaatatccttaaaggctcgtggtatttcaaattttataaatttaagtttaataaatttcaaatgatgtagccatgagtgtaagattctatttatcacataactagtattaatcaaaacatagtcaaaacttcagtgattctgacaggacagtggcgtaggaagatgaaacgtagtggggggggggggggggggggcaaaggtcctcaataatttcataatttcataacacccccccccccccccccccccccgcgccccgcacccacaggagatacttgatttacttttttcatatatcattacatatttattggGGGTCCGAGGGAtttgaacataccggattcacaccatcggcacattgttgtgtaactcaaaataataatcaactgattgtcttgctaagacatataaacaaataaatcttttaagaagcattttttgtaatagtataattccttgatggacatttttagtctagttcgtgtgtattgaattttcattattaaaggtttgaacattacatgcttgaatgttttaggaaacaCGCAgcgaaatattttctaaaaagttcaaaaatgtgtaggaggacccttttttctttcaaatgtgaatttttagaatatttcactcggcaaaaatgggggggggggggcaaaaagacatgtccaggggcaccaagaagatatcaacaacttcctttacaaggaaaaaatcttataaattttcttgaacattgtttatttaattctagatctattgaatccttgagagaatagccagggcttaagctctgggtcaaaattgggattactttgtttagtttcaattctgttttatgtaagagtggcgaatcaggcttggattcgacgtgtcaaccgagataatcatacaacatCACAGACGTCATTAATATCTACGACGCCACAATAACGTTCgtcttacaacatttataacatgactgtatataacattgctaaatgggtcagagtgatattatacatgtatgctaattttcacaacacgggtcaatctgatgattcctgtcggcatcctaattattacgcagtagttgtctatcactatacacaacacagcaaaattgtaaaatgaattttcattaatattattgccctcacccacccagtctgtacagtaacttaagcctaagcaattattatgtgtcatgtaaaactgcagtgcatacaaatgtccatatctacatgtaataatgttgatcatatccattgtcaaactacatatacattgttaccatttttttttctggtttgttttctttagttgtctaatattcagattactCAAAGACGtttcggtaccttctgaaagtcatttcgccctgttcactttatgataccgaaaagacTTCCGCATGTAACGAAGCTAACGTTACGTACGTTACATGTGAGCCTACGCACTACCGAAACGATATATATGTGCATGactttatggtttaactactagcaatttaatcatatgctcaaacaatatattaggagatacatatattcaaacggcatctgcctcaaagtcggtacagttgtcagtttacgtgctgttaagccacgatttagaacacatgcatggttctgttgtcagacagtcactcgcgatggtgatcataaacagactgtaaacagtacctaacgttatatttgcaggcctacaaaaacaatcaaatatatctgataatactaatatccaccgataatgatattgatgtctataacaagtaaaatgaacaattacttacctgataatgccggatttaacttgaacatcaaggcggcttcaacgtttttactcaaccggatacaaacaatacacattccttatagggggcgcgatagtctgcgccatgattttgtgCGTTCGAGACAGTACAAatagattcatttcactgttgcacTTGTTGGgcgcattttgtaacataaatttgatgtttagtgcatacattatttactcattttataatgtttagtcacttctacagaaaatttcaaaaatatcactcatttttaaatggtacatttgccggtccaatcgttcagaatagCTCAGAAGGAAGGCGCCTGGGACCCCGAAATatctcgtctgttgtggaaatttaccgagaacctgcgaaataccacctTTATTCATGGCTGTATTGTGGCcgttgtatataacatttccaAAAGTAAGAactaccgttttgttcagaattacaaggaCTTTTTATATGTAGAGTTCTAGCTTCTCAgctttataaatttatttactaGGATAGATTAAACAGAAATCAGTggtcaaaatgccgattttgggggttttacaccaaaatatctcgtcgttttgaattttcacagctaaggtgattatatcaatcgatagatcacgccgTGATTAgcttacattcaaaatttcagcaaaatatatcgttggatttccttattactcaaatcgCGGTTATAAGCGGGTTGATAGCTAAAAGTTgtcgtgttaacatttcgttccgAAGTGAACGATAACAGTTGTTATCGTACCTTAcgtctcttcatttcatattattgTTTAAGTGTGTTTCAGTTAAGCAGACTATATCATATTCTGAGAATTCAGTTTCAATAATAACTGATTTATTTCTAAATGATCTCACACTAAAATGAATAATTGACAAGTAAGATAGGTAATGTCTATCAAGGAATTGACCATGGTTTGGGACGAACATCACCACTAAGATGTATTAATAAAATTGAGAAATAGAAgattaaaagaataaaattattttataatgtatacatataacatttatggAACCGTTAGGGATTAGTAGAAAAGTGTAGTTTATTGGCCCTGGCTGAATGTCATCAGATAGCTGTAGTAAGAAATAACTTTTTTGATTTGCATAGCAATAATTTGAATTAACAGGTATAGGGTAAACAACAAATAAGCACTTCCactagagattgaacagtgtttttattgcgttaaaggtggtatgaacgcaatgggatacagacatattcaacgtagcgcgttagcgctacatgtagaatatgtctgtattccattgcgttcataccacctttaacgcaataaaaacactgttcaatctttatatttacataaataagtctacttttacgtcaaatttaaaacggcgattgttgctaagttgggtaactacggtagtcaagCTGAACGAAGATAtaagttccgattgttgaacgttatagctgcagtttgatttgaaatataacaatgacacctttaaaatattttcaaattattattttttttcaatttgataatgtatcaataatgtcaatttcgaataaaaattgagataaccgaggcggaacgactaccggtatattgccgttgtcagggtagtgatgcggtcgaagtcgagcgagccgccatatttgattttcaaccgagtaAAGTAACTGTAAAATAGCCTGTTGATCAAATGGTATGACTGTTGAGCTGCtaaatgtttgtgatatatgtatcggtctacgtacgcgatatagactaaattctacatagtcacgacttttattttattgtaaggATGATggacaagtgtttgcatggttTGTGACTGACGTAACTACACTGTATGGAATTCCTCGAACATTCCTGAGAGAAGTCCCCGGTTGTAGCCTCGACCAGTGATTcgttttgttgtttattaccgttacaatgcctAAACACATATAGTCTGTTTTTATgtcatatacattttaattggatctaataacaactctttattattattttgaatccgaCAACGAGGAACTTTGTTTACACTTCATACTGTAGGCCAACCCATCGCGAGTAAGCTAATGACGAGCATGATATTGTCTACgccgcctaaggatcagtcttgagacaaatagaagaccgaaatcgcttttttttagtttattattaattcaaagcaaatctgtcgtctgtgaaaaggtaaaacgtaaattaagtaattaaagtttatttagattatcatatgacgcaaagtcttaccgaagcgtgaactagaagtagccGAACCTactctgggtttgtattcatacgtcgttgTATTTTTGCtcatttgaacgcaactccactctcgttgactatataggggcatatgtaaatatacacattCATACCAAAAGTAGAGATTAACATACATTTTAATAGAATATTACTGCTAACTTAAGTAGGTAGCTGatgttttgttgtattttgtgatgttatgttgttgtgttgtcgtatGGTGTTATAGTGTGTTGTGTTCtggtgttttgtgttgttgtttagtgagatgttgtgttttgttgttgtgtgttgtgttttgttttttgtggttgtactgtgtgttgttgtgtgttgttgtgttatgtgttgttgtgtgatgctttgttgtgtgatattgggtaatgtgttgttttgtgttgttgtgtgttatgttgttgtgtgatgttgttgtatgatgttattttgtgtgttgatattgttgtgttgtcgtatggtcttgttgtatgttgtgttgttttgttgtgttgttgtgtgatgttgtgttgatGTGTTGCGTTGTTGTATGCTGTGGTGTTGTGTTTTGTGGTGTGTGATGTGGTGTGGTTTTTCTCTTGGTTCTCTGGCTTTCCACTACCTCCTACACCTGGCGCGTCTTGAaataaccctgactgttaataggacataaaacaaaaataaaccaaaccaaactaacTAATGCATTTGTCCGACAACTGTTTGTTGATTTCTGCACTTATTTGCTTCATAATATCGTTATAAAAATAGATAAGAATGTACAAAAAATTCTTGGccttttataaaaatattgaccTTTAATTTTAGCATTCAATTTTCCAAAGTAAGATAGATAGATCGAGTCGACTAAGGCCAGTCATCGGGAAAGTTTGGTTACGTAATAAAAAAAagagttcttatggggtcacctttcaacgggggtccattttcaacgggtTGGTGTAAAAATTGCACTTACAGTTCAGTTTTTAACGGTTTTTTGGGTtgatttttcaacgttgaaaaatttcccgaggtcagttttcagcgggggtccattttcaacgttacaccggctcTAGTGACAATGGTGATGCTCTTCCTTGAAACCAACATCGACATGTTCTATGTTTCTTTGTATAGCGGTGACTGAGTGATTAAGATGTcccgatatattaccacaagcccttcactCTCACACACAGAACCAGCatgaacattatttatatattttataataggGGACGTTCTATATGGGTGCTGGGATATGTAAATCAAATTTCGTGAATCCATGTAAATAGCGAAAATTTATCACCCCGAAATAATATTAACATCAATGATTCTGATAGAAATTTCCGGACAAGTTTTAAATCCGTGAATATaaatcttcgcgaacttgttttgaaatggaaatcgcgaaattaagtagCCGCGAGAGAAATTTGGTTTACATTATAACCAGTGATTGGAAACAAAATCGTGCATATGAAATAGAAAGATATTATCAAGAGGTTATAGCTTGATACAggaaatttttcataaaatatattataggGAGTTATAGGGATCGGTTTAAAACCAGAAAACCCAAAAGTAAAAAACTATTACTATCTAAATTTGGTCCTTGGtttaattagtttaacgtcctatcaacagccataTTCATTTagggacgtgtcaggtttgatggtggaggaaagctttAGTTCCGAAGAAAAATCACCGATCTGCGGCTAAAACCTGGCAACTGCCAAACATGGGATTCCAACTCGCAACAACTCATAGGTGGAGAGATTGTGGTAGTATGTGTCGGTCCACCACGACCCCTAAAGAAACTATTAAAGTAGCGCTTTATATACGGTAAACATATAGTCACAACGTATACCATGTACATAACACGAGTTTCACTTCCACTTACTATGTAGTTTATAGTATGAAACATAATTTGATGATAAATTCGTGGTTCATGACAAGTGAAATAGCTACGAATAGTTCATGTTATACGGTATACGTTTCAGAACCAAGAtcaagtacaatgtacacaacataaatataccagaTTGGCAAATATGACTGAACTTTGGATAATAAAATCCAAAGGATGCATGAGGTATTTAGCGTTATGAACCACTTACCTAGaagaagtatgcagtaagataTCTACACGAATGTCTTGTCCCTAACGGGTTGACTAACTGTATCAATGTCATTATACATGCCTCTATTGTTACCATAAACCTGTATACATGAACACAAACATGAAAAATAGTCACTCAGCCTGAATACAAATGTCCCCTCCTCGAAAACTAGGAAATGACAAATGTTCCACTCTTTCATAAAACAcgaagtattttgttttaacatgAGTATTGTTTTAAACACAAGAAAATGTGTACACGTGCATCATAATTTAATCGTATTTTCATCCCTGTGTTACGTCTATGGAATGATTAAACGCTATCGAACTTGACCTTTGGTCTGCTGGGAGATAAATAGAAAGCATAGAAAGCAGGGGCGTTATAGACACATAATTGTCGCTTATTTATATCGGTTACTTGACTGAGATCTTATAACGCAACTCGtcaacatgtatttatttcgATAAGGTCCATTTATTGAAACTCAACCTTAAATAATACAATGACAGAGGTATGCCTTAGATAGACACAGTAAGATAACGCCGTGCTATTGTTCACGTAGTTAAATAGTACACCCTGGGTAAAGGCGAATCGACGAGTACGGGCTCGTGGGTAGACTGATAAAGGACATATTAGTTCTACCACATGAGGACCACAAATTTAGTTGACGAAGATGGAAACGGGAGAAGAGAAATCAATGTACCTAAAGGTCAGtgagttttaaatttttattttattggccaaaataaaatctttaataagAATCTTTAAATTGAAAGGGCAGGATATTTGAAATATGTGCACGtggtccccacccccccaccccttACAAAACAGTTGGCTGATATTTTGACCAGTAAGTGCATACTTAAACTTTAAATGTTAACTTTAATTTAACGTATTTACACACTTAAAAAACATGGATTAGCACTAGAATTATAAGAATAGCAAATCACGATGAACTCGCTCCGCTTGTTTAATTTCTTGTGTACAATTTCGTGAACTACAATACTAGTACCACTGGTATTCAGAATTACAGTTTATGTTGGGTAGGGTTATATCGGGGATATTTCGAGATCACATAACGTAAATGAAACCATGAACTTTGAATAAAATAGTGATTATAacaaaaatgaatatgaaatatgCATATCAACGCTGTATCACTTAACAACGACGTCTTAAGTTAGGTGTTTGACCTCAACCCGGGAGGCGGATGACTTCTCAAACACTAGCTGGCCCTACTTAAACAATATAAGTACCCTCTCCTTAAGTCCCATGAAACAATACCAATATGTAATTGTCAAACTATCGTAAATTAATCGCAAATCAAacaagagaaaaagaaataggaAATACATCAAATAAATGGACATAATCAAAAGTGGTTAAGAATTGTACGTGCATAGAAATAGATGtgtatttatcagagttatctattgAATTATGATTATATACAAGTAATATGAAAGCTTCAACATCTTATAATTTAGACCCTTTGATGACATTGCTTGCCATTGAAAAAATcctatttttatttcattcattttataataacaCACATAACGTCTTTTACCGGCACAACATTACATGACTGGTATTAGTCTTTGCTGAATACAAACAGGTGAAAACGGACACAAAATCAGTCAAGAATTTGTgtgtaatgtttatttatttttttatatacaggtggacATTTTCAAGCGAAACGTTTATCTTTTGTTtacactacattgtatatacagaCCACGAATATCCTAATCTATATTCAGCTCGCTTATCAGTGCTTAACCGATCGTGAATTCCAATCTCTCACCTTTAATCGTACAATATAGAAATATCAATTACTATTATAGTATAACATAGCTTTGTCGTCAAGGATATCAGTTAATCAGCCAGCACCTAAACCAGTACATGTCGTTACAGGTATGACTCACTTAAAATACAAGAAAATCTATCAAAAACTCCAATAACAATACTACtgacaaattaaacattttttttccgaAACTTCATTTTGTTGATCAGTTTTTGACCTTTGATCCCTACAATTACCATGGGTCATATGATACCCTCATTTATACATACAGTATCTGTATTAATCTGATACATACGGTGTATTttcgtttaaagatgctccatcgccgacagagcataaatgtaattcatcatttgaaaaataactggtgtttaatcgtgtatatatctgtctaattaacaccaaaagtaatataaaataatcaattttgcctttggtgcatgcgcaatcagtacttcattccatataggatatattgccacagatttttttttcgggatgcaattaattatttttcatatttttaccttgaagtaaaattagaagcttaaacttttcaatggcggtaatggtgtgaagtacgtaacttttgtaactgaagaaaaatacttattcatctgctcctgattttgatagtgaaaaattatcattgcatatttaatatttcaaattgacAACTCCCTAATCTTATTCTTAGCTCAAAATGAATGCAGTGAAGGGGCTTGAAGTCAATTTTTGAAAGTAGAAATTTTAagctttatttattttgtactgAGCTTTGATTTCTCTTTTCTTTACTCCAATCATTCCACTCTACCTATCGGCCGTTGCTGAATTTTTTGCCGCAAATAATTTTTGGTTTAACTGTTCAGCCGTAAAAAAACACGAAATATCTGTTTAGTGTTAAGTAATCAAATGCTTTATCGAAAAAGTATCAAACAGTTGTAGCAATGTATATATGCCAagtaaaacatattatttaattgtacatgtaacGGATAATCATTTCAGGTGGAGGAAAATGCAGATGAATTTCTTATCCTGTAAGTGGATGACATGCATCAGCAGCGACATCTTAGACTGCTCACCATTTCTAGGAAAATGAAAAAGTAAACGAATGTCAACTGCAAAAAACAGCATCTATTTGGTGACTTCATACAAGATGACCAATACAATTATTCCCAAAGTGCCAATTATTTGCAAATAGTGTCCATGGATTTCAGCTGAACATGCCTTTAACCTAGTTATCGTATCGATAATATTCCAATAAAACATGTGGTCGTCAAATTCTAAACAGAAGAAAATTGTACTTTTCTTCTGCATTTTGCTATTGTTAGTTTATCTCAACAACAAGTACAATGCTCCGCCGCTGACGATGGACTTACGTCACTCTGATGTACACGCAAAATGTGTGTTACCGGAAGTAGATCCATTTGACAAAGAGCTTTTGAAATTGGATAAACATCCTAAGGTGCCAAAATGTAGTGATAGTATGCCCCTACTTTACATTGATACGGAGGGTTATATTCAATTTAACAAAACATCATTCTCCGTAAAGCAGCTATCATTATCTGACGTCGTCTGCTCTTATAAACCCGTGGAACGAAGCGGGGGCGACGATGTTGTCATCTTTAAACCTGAAGTCATGATTTTGGAGCCTGAATATATCAAAGCTGATGTTATTGTCGCCGGCTGTTTGGACAAAAAAGGTAAACTTATATTTCAAAGCGTGCTTACAACAATTGACTTTAAAACAATTCTGGGTACTAAGGAAATCAAATCTGCTGCCCCGGACcaatttaatgttataatgtttGGCGTAGATTCCTTATCTAGGACAGGAGCCCTGAGAAAAATTCCAAAGACTATGAAATATATCGAAAATTATTTGGGAGGAATCACTTTCAAAGGGTATACTAAAGTCGGTGGCAATACGTTTCCTAATGTTGTTCCACTATTAACAGGCAAACGAGCGACCAAGGAGGATCTAGGTGAAGCATGGGGACAATTCTATTATGATGGCTATCCGCttataatgtataatttttCCCGTGCGGGCTATGTGACTTATTTCGCCGAGGACTGGCCATATTTCTCTACATTTAACTATCTATCCAATGGCTTCAAGGTGCAGCCGACTCATCATTATTTACGACCAATGTATCTAGCAATGAAACAACTGGCGCCCGTTTCAACATCATTAGAACAGGTAAATCTATTTTTAGAAGACAAAAGCATTAAAGTGTTACCTTCGTCATTGTGTTATCAACATAAAATGAAACATGTAATATTTCTGGAGAATTTAAAGAGATTTATGCATGTATACAAATCtaaattaaaatttagtttTTCGTGGATGAGCGAACTTAGCCATGACTATCCATACTACCTAGAGATTGCTGATGAAGATTTTACAGACTTTCTTCAATGGATGAAAATGGAAGGACATCTGAACAATacgattttgttatttatgaGTGACCATGGAAGTAGAATTGACGATTTAAGAAATACCCCTGTCGGGAGGATTGAATCCAGAATGCCGTTGCTATCTGTGGTACTTCCTGATCGTTTTAAACAAGAACACAAAAACCTTGTTCAAACCATGCGGCAAAATACAAATGTCCTAACAACTGCTTTTGACGTGAACGCCATGATTGCTGACGTGTTACGCAAAAATTTTGTACATATTGAAAAGTCGGCTAAACACCAGAAATCGTTACAGGGGATCAGTCTTTTTCAGAAAATTCCTAAGGAAAGAACGTGTGCGAATGCTAGCATAGCCGAAAATTTTTGTCCGTGCTATATCAGTAAGGCCACTGCTAAAGATTCGCCAAATGttcaaaaaattgtaaatttcaGTTTAGAAAGAATTAACCGGATGCTGGGTAATCACCGAgatgtatgtgttgtgttaaCATTGTCTCAGATCAAAGATGCTCAGCTTATTGTGTCCAGTTTTAAACGTTATGAAGCGAAAAAGAAATTTTCACCTAGAGAATCCTTCTTTACACCGGAGAACGACAAaagtaaatatacaatattatttgaAACATCGCCAAGTGATGCTCTGTTTGAGGTAACGGCGCATATTGAAAGTAGTGGTGAGGTTTCCATTGTTGGAGACGTCATTAGAACAAACCGATACGGGACACAGTCCCAATGTATCTCTGATAAATTTCTACGTAATTACTGTTTCTGTaggtaattaattataaaaaacctTTTCATATGTACTTTAAAAAATTGTCCTTTCAACGATTTTATGGTAAAATGCACACTACCCAATTCctttttatgtgtttttgtaTTCTATTTATGCTAAAAGGCCTACGACTTTTCGGAAAAGgcttttggttttttttaaatggtaaTGTAAACAAGATTAATTATTGTAGAGTCATAAAAGTAATTATCTTAACATTAATACTCCACTTaccatcaccttctgaacaatttaatcatAATAGATACAATTCTAATATTTATAACGTGAGTAATATTTTGTTTCTCACCGTTGTCCTACAATGTAATTACCACACGTTAGTtgatcatcactgcgccagacgacaaaacagcgataTTTaacagacgacaaaacagcgataTTTAATTAATTCTCACTATTTAACATATAACACATGGAATATATCACTTGTCTGGTAGTGTGACATGATCTAAGGCCATGGAATTTTTTGcgttttttattgtttgtaagaaactttcacttttttttttgttgcaGAAAGGTATTGAGCCTTTAGGCTttgaaaacttgaaaatatGTAAGGGAAAACAATTAACAAGTGTCTTTTAAAACGAAAATTTGAACTATGATGTTATATaagttttctattttttatatacaagCATGTGTGTGTGAATAAGATAATACATACTTG of Argopecten irradians isolate NY chromosome 7, Ai_NY, whole genome shotgun sequence contains these proteins:
- the LOC138326720 gene encoding uncharacterized protein encodes the protein MWSSNSKQKKIVLFFCILLLLVYLNNKYNAPPLTMDLRHSDVHAKCVLPEVDPFDKELLKLDKHPKVPKCSDSMPLLYIDTEGYIQFNKTSFSVKQLSLSDVVCSYKPVERSGGDDVVIFKPEVMILEPEYIKADVIVAGCLDKKGKLIFQSVLTTIDFKTILGTKEIKSAAPDQFNVIMFGVDSLSRTGALRKIPKTMKYIENYLGGITFKGYTKVGGNTFPNVVPLLTGKRATKEDLGEAWGQFYYDGYPLIMYNFSRAGYVTYFAEDWPYFSTFNYLSNGFKVQPTHHYLRPMYLAMKQLAPVSTSLEQVNLFLEDKSIKVLPSSLCYQHKMKHVIFLENLKRFMHVYKSKLKFSFSWMSELSHDYPYYLEIADEDFTDFLQWMKMEGHLNNTILLFMSDHGSRIDDLRNTPVGRIESRMPLLSVVLPDRFKQEHKNLVQTMRQNTNVLTTAFDVNAMIADVLRKNFVHIEKSAKHQKSLQGISLFQKIPKERTCANASIAENFCPCYISKATAKDSPNVQKIVNFSLERINRMLGNHRDVCVVLTLSQIKDAQLIVSSFKRYEAKKKFSPRESFFTPENDKSKYTILFETSPSDALFEVTAHIESSGEVSIVGDVIRTNRYGTQSQCISDKFLRNYCFCR